The Flavobacterium commune genome contains a region encoding:
- a CDS encoding CPBP family intramembrane glutamic endopeptidase, whose amino-acid sequence MKTSQRRKTALILISMSIPMFIPLLMQMLGYRLVIFNNIGLDENNLAPWYAWITALVVTLLYVLYTFKKIPFVYEMQKEVSLFKLIGLLSVIGGLIEELVFRQWLMDVLDSKGYGIIIQILISGILFALIHIAWVIFSRDKKFLFGAFISTFLLGTLLAIVYLIGNRNVGPCIISHALINIIIEPWLLLAAISKDWKTKRASIAQL is encoded by the coding sequence ATGAAAACTTCACAAAGAAGAAAAACTGCACTTATATTGATATCAATGTCGATTCCCATGTTCATTCCGTTATTAATGCAGATGCTTGGATATCGATTGGTAATATTCAATAATATTGGATTAGACGAAAATAATTTAGCGCCTTGGTATGCATGGATTACTGCTTTAGTAGTGACTTTATTATATGTTTTATATACTTTTAAAAAGATACCTTTTGTTTATGAAATGCAAAAGGAAGTTTCTTTATTTAAATTAATAGGACTACTATCAGTAATAGGAGGTTTGATTGAGGAATTGGTATTTAGACAGTGGTTGATGGATGTATTAGATTCTAAAGGATATGGCATAATTATTCAAATACTAATTTCAGGTATTCTGTTTGCATTAATACATATCGCTTGGGTAATTTTTAGCAGAGATAAGAAATTTTTATTTGGAGCTTTTATTTCAACTTTTCTTCTCGGAACATTATTAGCAATTGTATATTTGATTGGTAATAGAAATGTTGGTCCTTGTATAATTTCTCATGCTTTGATAAATATAATAATTGAACCTTGGTTATTATTGGCAGCTATTTCGAAAGATTGGAAAACAAAAAGAGCCTCAATTGCCCAGTTATAA
- a CDS encoding DUF805 domain-containing protein: MINHLKNILFFYSSFSGKSGRIEFGIYFLIYSILQIIMIDLYSRINLDNEEILNLFYVDLILLLQFIPMQAVATRRLRDLNINTTLIIINFIPIISLIFKIYLAVAKPKPSLDHSDLYKR; encoded by the coding sequence ATGATAAACCATTTGAAAAACATATTGTTTTTCTATTCTTCTTTTTCTGGAAAATCTGGAAGAATTGAGTTTGGAATCTATTTCCTGATTTACAGCATTTTACAAATAATTATGATTGATTTATATTCCAGAATAAATTTAGATAATGAAGAAATACTAAATTTATTTTATGTCGATTTAATCTTATTGCTACAATTTATCCCAATGCAAGCTGTAGCTACAAGAAGATTAAGAGATCTAAATATAAATACAACCTTAATTATTATAAATTTCATTCCAATTATAAGTCTTATTTTTAAAATCTATTTAGCTGTTGCAAAACCTAAACCTAGCCTCGACCACTCGGATTTATACAAACGTTAG